In Planococcus lenghuensis, one genomic interval encodes:
- a CDS encoding tyrosine-type recombinase/integrase — MGEQVRKPGKKDEIKDVQPIRSLEKIEDMKWSLRTWCGERDYILFLFGINTGLRVSDLLAFKKDDIRGKRKLTVREGKTKKRRVLHLDNIYGELNAYIGTLDGTDWLFPSRKGDKPISRIQAYRQLNKAAEMVDIPDGIGTHTLRKTFGYWHYKQFRDVAELQTILNHTHPEVTLRYIGISDETIENNLKRFVL, encoded by the coding sequence ATGGGTGAACAGGTGAGGAAGCCGGGGAAGAAAGACGAAATCAAGGATGTGCAGCCGATCCGATCGCTGGAGAAGATCGAGGACATGAAATGGAGTCTCCGGACGTGGTGCGGCGAACGGGACTACATTCTGTTTCTGTTCGGCATCAATACGGGATTGCGGGTGAGCGACCTGCTGGCGTTCAAGAAAGATGACATCAGAGGAAAGAGGAAGCTGACCGTGCGCGAAGGCAAGACGAAGAAGCGGCGGGTGCTGCACCTCGACAACATCTACGGGGAACTGAATGCCTATATCGGCACGCTGGACGGCACGGACTGGCTGTTTCCGAGCCGGAAAGGCGACAAGCCGATCAGCCGCATCCAGGCGTACCGTCAGCTGAACAAAGCGGCGGAAATGGTCGATATCCCGGATGGCATCGGCACGCATACGCTGCGCAAGACGTTCGGCTACTGGCACTACAAGCAGTTCCGGGACGTGGCCGAGCTGCAGACAATTCTCAACCACACGCATCCGGAAGTGACCCTCCGGTACATCGGCATTAGCGACGAGACAATCGAGAACAACCTGAAGCGTTTTGTTCTCTAA
- a CDS encoding AbrB/MazE/SpoVT family DNA-binding domain-containing protein, protein MGAIMEKKISDNGLALGKKSKRRVRVSQQRQVNIPKDFYQALGLDDEAVMEFTGKEIIIRPATFEEVDFSEDILQELIAQGYSGTELLDEFKKAKASVSTALQALKEETMAQPVIRGSLDDYLDSLEDEEEDE, encoded by the coding sequence ATGGGAGCAATCATGGAGAAAAAAATCTCTGATAACGGACTGGCTTTAGGAAAGAAATCAAAGCGTCGTGTACGGGTATCGCAGCAGCGGCAGGTAAATATTCCGAAAGATTTTTACCAAGCCTTGGGCTTAGACGATGAGGCCGTTATGGAATTTACCGGAAAAGAGATCATTATCCGACCGGCAACATTTGAAGAAGTGGATTTCTCTGAAGACATTCTCCAAGAGCTAATCGCACAAGGTTATTCTGGTACTGAATTGCTGGATGAATTCAAAAAGGCGAAGGCAAGCGTTTCAACAGCGTTGCAAGCTCTGAAAGAAGAAACAATGGCTCAACCTGTAATCCGGGGAAGCTTGGACGATTACCTGGATTCTCTCGAGGATGAAGAAGAAGATGAGTAA
- a CDS encoding type II toxin-antitoxin system RelE/ParE family toxin produces MSKDLLPYQLSKRAGKRLKKIRNSDQPLYQKMNEVITSIRIDPDIGEAKKGDLKGYSCVDVHHRGTNYEICYTVEENEEGELVLVVLLGPRENFYPELKRYLGL; encoded by the coding sequence ATGAGTAAGGATTTGCTGCCTTATCAGCTCAGCAAAAGAGCTGGAAAAAGATTAAAGAAAATACGGAACTCCGATCAGCCTCTTTACCAAAAAATGAATGAAGTTATTACAAGTATTCGTATCGACCCGGACATTGGAGAAGCCAAAAAGGGTGATTTGAAAGGTTATTCCTGTGTGGACGTCCATCACAGAGGAACAAATTACGAGATTTGCTATACGGTTGAGGAAAATGAGGAAGGCGAATTGGTCCTGGTTGTTCTCCTGGGGCCTCGCGAGAATTTTTATCCGGAATTAAAACGCTATTTAGGTCTTTAA
- a CDS encoding class F sortase: MNGLAKKLFLIYSLFLLTTISDNPNLTPAHFSAENEAVVELNEPQANTVLPEAQQPAETRVEVPGVTANTPEPAVEVAGITPVAIELPAIGEKAEVIEVGQTEEGAMEAPSNIYQIGWYAPGTKPGSSGNAVMAGHVDGLTSPGTFYNLKKLEPGDEIHITGTSGMKLTFVVTDKKSYVPEEAPLEEIFGPSSESRLNLITCTGVFNDDTGLYEERLVVYTELVGVSEE, encoded by the coding sequence ATGAACGGACTCGCAAAAAAATTATTCCTTATTTATTCCTTATTTCTCTTGACCACTATAAGTGATAACCCCAATCTGACCCCTGCGCACTTTTCTGCCGAAAACGAAGCGGTTGTTGAACTCAACGAACCGCAAGCGAATACTGTTCTTCCGGAGGCTCAGCAGCCGGCAGAGACAAGGGTGGAGGTGCCTGGTGTGACTGCCAACACGCCTGAGCCGGCTGTGGAAGTCGCCGGCATCACGCCTGTCGCGATTGAGCTGCCAGCAATCGGCGAAAAGGCTGAAGTGATCGAAGTAGGGCAGACTGAAGAAGGTGCCATGGAAGCACCGTCGAATATCTACCAAATTGGCTGGTATGCACCTGGGACGAAACCCGGCAGTTCCGGCAATGCCGTGATGGCCGGCCACGTCGATGGACTAACGAGCCCCGGCACTTTTTATAACTTAAAAAAACTGGAGCCGGGAGATGAAATTCACATCACCGGAACCAGTGGGATGAAATTGACCTTCGTTGTTACAGATAAGAAATCTTATGTGCCGGAAGAAGCGCCGCTTGAAGAGATATTCGGCCCAAGTTCGGAATCCCGGCTCAATCTGATCACGTGTACGGGAGTTTTCAATGATGACACCGGTCTGTATGAAGAGCGGCTCGTCGTTTATACGGAGTTAGTGGGCGTCTCCGAAGAGTGA
- a CDS encoding site-specific integrase: MGRKRGTGSIVHDVKMCLKEIDRIGQSKRDAREAGTVGIHSLKQKAHTMSACQNFVKWTRDVHGVRKVHELTQEHYKAYIGHLEQQERSAGHRQNVETALKHLQRGLNARSERFGKEQVVFVSERRLTAPAASEGVSNRSYSNEEVRKLLKHVPATTADAVKLMRGLGFRVREAANVRTEHFVQKEAGGWRVQIDQGAGITKGGRFRHFDVPKPFEQELERMLQGKRPEERLVPVQVDTIRQAVSKGLKTAGIEQNRRGCHGFRHAYARERIDILFRQRGLSDTGHTMMQRVLENRQEGKPADYGILTAADKRLYAEVRGVMDRVHAEIGHGANRWDLAMRYMKA; encoded by the coding sequence ATGGGCAGAAAAAGAGGGACCGGAAGCATTGTCCATGACGTAAAAATGTGTCTGAAGGAGATCGACAGAATTGGGCAATCGAAACGGGATGCTCGGGAAGCCGGAACGGTCGGCATCCATTCCCTGAAGCAGAAAGCGCACACCATGTCGGCCTGTCAGAATTTCGTCAAATGGACGAGAGACGTTCACGGCGTCCGGAAGGTGCATGAACTCACCCAAGAGCATTACAAGGCGTATATCGGCCACCTGGAGCAGCAGGAACGGTCAGCGGGGCACCGGCAGAACGTCGAGACGGCTCTGAAGCACCTGCAGCGAGGTCTGAACGCTCGATCTGAGCGGTTCGGCAAGGAACAGGTCGTCTTTGTGTCGGAACGGCGCCTGACGGCTCCAGCGGCTTCTGAGGGCGTTTCCAACCGTTCCTACAGCAATGAGGAAGTCCGGAAATTGCTGAAGCATGTTCCGGCCACGACAGCGGATGCTGTGAAGCTGATGCGAGGACTTGGCTTCCGGGTCCGTGAAGCGGCCAATGTGCGGACTGAGCACTTCGTACAGAAAGAAGCCGGAGGCTGGCGCGTGCAAATCGACCAGGGAGCCGGTATTACGAAAGGCGGCCGGTTCCGTCATTTCGACGTGCCGAAACCGTTTGAACAGGAGCTGGAACGAATGCTACAGGGCAAGCGACCGGAAGAACGGCTCGTCCCGGTTCAGGTCGATACAATCCGGCAGGCGGTCTCCAAGGGGCTGAAAACGGCCGGAATTGAACAGAACCGGCGGGGCTGCCATGGTTTCCGGCATGCGTACGCCCGCGAACGGATTGATATACTATTCCGGCAACGAGGATTGAGCGACACCGGCCATACCATGATGCAGCGGGTGCTGGAGAACCGGCAGGAAGGCAAACCGGCTGACTATGGTATCCTGACGGCTGCCGACAAGCGTCTCTACGCAGAAGTTCGTGGAGTGATGGACCGGGTGCACGCGGAGATTGGCCACGGGGCGAACCGGTGGGATCTGGCTATGCGGTACATGAAGGCGTGA